The Gloeocapsopsis sp. IPPAS B-1203 genome contains a region encoding:
- the eboE gene encoding metabolite traffic protein EboE, whose protein sequence is MQLRFQPLLKEPQLHIRKMQLENIHLTYCTNVHPGESWQDVFANLKAYIPELKARIAPKKPFGIGLRLAAQTASELLESNYLAQFQAWLKQNNLYVFTLNGFPYGGFHHQVVKDKVYAPDWQTSDRLNYTLHLTQILATLLPEGIDGGISTLPLSYKPWFTKVSRDNVFESATLNIAAVAAEMHRIRETTGKLLHLDLEPEPDGLIENTTEVIDFFSSWLLPIGGNYLSKSLDISQATAEALLLEHVRICYDTCHFAVEYEDPKSAFTRLRSAGIHIGKIQISAAIQVTLPKETAQRKIISDRLSLFAESTYLHQVIARSQDGTLHHYSDLTTALPHLAQSTAQEWRTHFHVPIFIRGYQTLQSTQDDIVEVLNLLGQSCHHLEIETYTWDVLPPAMKLDLLASIQREYEWVLQKLGN, encoded by the coding sequence ATGCAGCTGCGGTTTCAACCGCTGTTGAAAGAACCACAATTACATATCAGGAAAATGCAGCTAGAAAATATCCACTTAACGTATTGCACAAACGTTCATCCTGGAGAATCTTGGCAGGATGTATTTGCAAACTTAAAAGCCTATATTCCTGAACTCAAAGCTAGAATAGCACCAAAAAAGCCGTTTGGCATTGGTTTAAGATTAGCAGCTCAAACAGCAAGTGAACTTTTAGAAAGTAATTATCTTGCCCAATTTCAAGCTTGGCTGAAGCAAAATAATTTATATGTTTTTACCTTAAATGGCTTTCCTTACGGCGGATTTCATCATCAAGTTGTCAAAGATAAAGTCTATGCACCCGATTGGCAAACAAGCGATCGCCTCAACTACACCTTACATTTAACTCAAATTCTGGCAACACTATTACCCGAAGGTATCGATGGCGGAATTTCTACACTGCCACTGTCTTACAAACCTTGGTTTACAAAAGTCAGTAGAGATAATGTATTTGAGAGTGCCACGCTAAATATAGCCGCAGTCGCTGCCGAAATGCATCGCATTCGCGAAACAACAGGTAAGTTGCTTCATCTCGATTTAGAACCTGAACCTGACGGATTAATTGAAAATACAACAGAAGTTATTGACTTTTTTTCTTCTTGGCTATTACCAATTGGTGGAAACTATCTCAGTAAAAGTTTAGACATTTCTCAAGCTACCGCAGAAGCGTTGTTACTTGAACATGTTCGTATTTGCTATGATACGTGTCATTTTGCTGTAGAGTACGAAGATCCGAAGTCTGCTTTTACACGTTTACGATCAGCAGGCATTCACATCGGTAAAATTCAAATTAGTGCAGCTATCCAAGTTACATTACCAAAAGAAACAGCCCAGCGCAAAATTATTAGCGATCGCTTAAGTTTATTTGCAGAATCAACTTATTTACACCAAGTTATCGCGCGATCGCAAGATGGTACGTTACATCACTACTCAGATCTCACCACAGCATTACCTCATCTAGCACAATCTACTGCCCAAGAGTGGCGAACCCACTTTCACGTTCCAATTTTTATTCGCGGTTATCAAACGTTGCAATCTACACAAGACGATATTGTTGAAGTTCTCAATTTATTAGGACAATCATGTCACCATTTAGAAAT